The genomic DNA GATCACGTCACGCCAGCAGACTGGGTACGTGCAGGTCGTGTACGCGGCGGTCACGGGCAACCTCAATCTCCGGGTGACCGGTCTCCCCAGTGGCCAGAGCGCCACCGTGACCCTCAGCGGCCCGCAGACGGTCACCCGCACCCTGGCCAACGGCGACATCGTCCTGACCGATCTGGCTCCGGGCACCTACACCATCAGCGCCCCTGCAGTGACCAGCGGCACCCAGACCTATCAGGCCGCTCCAACCACCGCGACGGTCTACGCGGGCACCGCCAGCGCGGCCACGTTGGTCTTCAACACGTTCGCCGAAAAAGGCAATGTACAAGTGAGCATCAGTGGCTTGCCTGGGGATCCGGGGCGATCTGTCTCAATCGGCGGTTACGCGAGGCGAATTGATGTTTTGAACGGCACATACCTGTACCCGGACGTGCAGGTCGGTGCCTACACCCTGACATTGCCCTCAATCACGTTCGGCACCACGACCTACGTGCCCACGCCGTCTGGCGCTAACTTCACCGTGGTCATGAACCAGACGACGGCCCTGACGTTCAGCTATGACGCGCAGGCGGCCACGCCGACACCCCCGCCGCCCCCAAGCAGCGCCACATGTCCGTCCGGTGTCGCCACAGGTCCGTTCGGGCGGGTGCGCATCGATGTCTGCTCCTTCGGATTCACCCCACCTCAGTCGGACATCATGTCGCTCACGCCGCAGGCGCAAGCCATTGCGAATACGCTGGTGGGCCAATGTCTCGCCGATACCACCGTGGAAGGCCCGATTGTCTCTTTGAATCCCACAAACGACGGCACGTATTACACTCGCACAATCTGGCGCAGTTACGACGGCGGCACGGGCTGCGCGCCAGCCCCCGCACCACCCCCACCACCACCCAGTGATCCGCCACCGCCGACAACGCCTCCGCCCCCACCGCCGACGAATCCATCGGACCCACCTCCACCTCCCCCACCGCCTCCGCCACCGCCGCCCCCACCACCCTGCCAGGTGAACTGCATCGAAGAATGAAAAAGGGCCCCCAGTGGGGGCCATTCTTCGTTCTACCCGCGTTCGGTCAGAAGTCGAGGGCATCGCGGACGTTGAGAACCCACTTCCGCCCCGTCAGGTCATTCGGATCAGCGTGACCCACCCCAGCGTAGCTCCGGTCTGGATTCATCATCTGGTAGCAGTGCCCGGGGCTGCTGAGCCAGCCGTTCACGACCTCCCGGGGGCTGGTGTTGCCGGTCGAGCCGAGGTTGTCTCCACCACCACCGCGAATGGCTGCACCGAGCAATACGCTGATGGTGCTCACAGTCAGACCTTCGGGCGTGTCGTGCGAGAAGTAATTGCGGCGGACCATGTCTGCAGCATGCTGCCGGGCGGCCTGGGCGAGGACGTCGTTCCACACCAGGGCCTTGCCCGGACCAATCGGGGTCACGCTGCCGGGGCACCCCACACCAGCCACCCGTGCTTCGTTGATCAACCGCACGACCTCGCGTTCATCGGCCGTCGGCGCCCGGTTCAGCACGTCCTGGTACAGGGGGTACTGCACGCCGCCACCCGTGACGGTCAGCTTCAGGGTGCCTCGGTAATCCCGCGTTTGGCCGTCGCTCAGCCGCTTGAGGGTCGCGTCAGCTGCAAGGGTGAATGTCTGGGTTCCTGCTAAACTCTGTGTCACCTGAAATTCAACCCATTCACCTTGCACTGCTCCAGGTTGGACAGTAAGGCTAAATGCGCTGCCGTAACCAAGACTGTAAGGCCGGGCATTCATCCAGGCGTAACCCGCAGGTGCGGGCGTCTGAACCGTCAGGCGCTGGAAGGCGCCTCCCACAGCCATCGGGCCCGACGTCACGACGACCGAACCCAGGGCAGGCCAGTCGCCCACAGGCGGCTTCACCACGGGGGGTGGTTCGGGGGGCGTGACCTCCCCACCGGGACCACAAGCGGCGAGGAGACTCAGTGTCAGCAAGGGCAGCAGGATCAGTTTCATGGCGACCTCAGTCAGAGAGAGTAGGTGTCGGGGATAAATCGCCGCCGAGCTTCTCCACTGTAGCGAGACTCCCTTCAACGTGCGAGCGGTTGTTTCGCATTGTTCTCCTGCGCGCGAAAGAAGCTCTGGCAAGTGTTCCGGGTCACTTGCCAGAGCTCGTGACTGTGCTGGGGCACCCAACGAATCGGCGCCGGTGATAGCAATCACTCACCCGTTTCGGTAGCGAACGTCGTAGAAGGTCTTCAACAACCAACCGACCAGGTACGTCATGACCAACTTGATTGGCCACGGACCCACCACAATGAGCAGGATCATTCCCAGGAAGCCAAGTTTGAACAGCTGCAACTGTCCTCGCTTGGAGAAACCACGGGGATAGAGTTTCATATGGTAGCACTCCCAAGTAAAGTAAATACTGGGGGCAGGCGAAAACAAAATGAGAAAGACTGCAAAGAAGAGAAGCTGTCCTTGAAACAGATCGAAAAGCGCAAGGACCAGAGAACCCAGAAGAATCAGGGTATACAGAAGACGGAGGGTTAGGGAATTGATGACCTCCTGATGCTCCAATGTCAACTGCCGCCAGCGGAAGAGCTGACCCAAAGCATGAATGAGAATTTGCCAGGAGAACATCAGCGGACTCTCTTTTGAGAGCGTGGGATCGTCGACGATTTCGTCTAAAAATCCTTTCCACTCTCTGTGAGCATCCGCCCCCCTGGCAGGATCAGTGATAATGGCCGCCACAAGCAGCAGGCGTTCTGGCCCCGTCATGTCCGCCCATTTCACGTGAGCCCCCGGAGCAGGGCAGACGGAACGAGAGAATGAATGGTCTCGCGGTAATTTTCCATGCCTTTCTCCGTCAACCGGTAATACTTCCGGGCTGGGCGCCCAAGCTGCGCTGGAGTCCCTTCCTCCCATCGTCCAACGATCCAGCCAATGCGCTCCAGGCGGGCCAGAGAGTTGTACAACGCCGTCGTATTCAGGCCCACTGATTGGGTTAGCGCCAGAGCATAGGTTTCACCATCCATCTCCTCATACAAGTGCTTGGCGAGCTTCAGATCGTTGGTTGTCACCCGTTCTGTCCCCATATCCCTAATATCAACCTTTGGAGATAGGAGTGTCAAGGTCTGCGAACAGAACCAGCCGCCCATCAGGCTTGCAGCAGCTTCTGATCGTGCATCATCTGGTCCCATCCACAGGCCAGAGGGCAGCCTTTCGCCCTGCGAGTTGCAACCGGCTGACTGCATTGAACAGCTACGCAATTCTGTGATTGACCCGGCGTCTGGGCCCATGGACGCGTCTGGTGAACGCTTGGCCAGAGGACGTATCGCAGGAGCCGCGATTGACATCAGGCGCCACGAGAACTCTTCTAAACGGACAGTTCAGGCGGGCAGGCGAATTTAGCTGTGCAGTACCTGAGCAAACAGATGCAGTTAGAGCGACACTGCAATCGGGACACCCAGCTGTTGAACGAGCTGGCTGGCAAAAGCATCGAGTTCCCCGGCTGCTGCTGCAGTTGTTACAGCGCGCGCTGTGGCTTCCGGCTCTGCCTGGACGATGAGCCACGCCCGCAGTTGACCGTACTGATCCTCGTTCAACCGCTTCTTCAGCAAAAAGGAGACGGTGCGGTGAACCTCGTTGACCCGCTCTTCAAGAGAACGCGCCACTTGGGGCTCTTCATCCGGAAGAATCTGCGGTTCAGCCCTTTGTGCTGAAGTTTTAACGGCCCGGGCCTGTTTCACTTTCCTGGCCCTGAGGATGTTAGGCCCCTCCCCCGCAGTCAGCTTTTTAATAGCGAAGCCCGATGGGCTTCGGATTCCTGGTGCTTCTAGGGCATAATCCCGAACCGCTTCGATGACATCTCGGGAATGAGTTCTGGCCAGATCGAAAGCAGTTTCGTCAAAAATCCCAAGAGTTTCCAGGATCGCCACAGACCGCATGTCAACGATGTTGGCTTCGCCACTAAACGTGAGCCGCAGCGTGGCCATTTTGCCACGGCCGATGGTGTCCACGCGCTCGAGGTAACCCATAGTTTGCAGCGAGGTCAAGGCCGGTTTGATAATGCGCTGAACATTGGCGCTGTCTGCAATGTCACCGTTTGGGGCGAGCAGCCGCAGGTAGCCGGCCAGTTCCGCCGTATCAAGGAGCAATTCCTTCTTCAGCTCGTCGGGCGCACTGCTGGCAATACGAATACCTTCAAAGGTGCGGTAGACGCTCCGAGCAACGCAGCTGGACAGTTCAGCCAGTACGGCTGGACGGAGCGTCAGAATTTGCCGTGCATTGACGCTGTGAGCCAAGGCACTGCCCAAGTAGATCAGCAGGTCGTGCTCGTCGCGGCCCGCAATGGTCTGGTGTTCGGGCATGCGGCGGATGTCGTCAACGCGGTCGACGATGGAAAATCTGCTCTTTAAACTGACCCGGCTATCTTCGTGCTTCCAGGCGTCTTGAAACCGGAACTTTGCAGCGTTGAGCCGGTCCAGACTCTTCAAAACAAGGGCGCGATTGGGCCCTGTATCGGTCAGATACATGGCTTTCAGCAACGAACTGAAGCTGATCCGAATCGAAAAATTCTCAGGACAGTCCTGGAGGTAGTACAGCGTAACCAGAGCCGCAACAGTGTCGTTGTCCAGCCCGTGGGGAACAGGCTGGGTGCTTTCGCACTTCACCTGACCGGTGATCCCCCCTTGCAGAGCCGTCGCCTCCCAGGCTTTGAGAGACAGGCGCTTCGTGGCACTGATCAGCCCCAACTGGGAAATATTGAGCTCCGTGATTTGAGGATGCTTGGCGTGGCTGATCACGCGGGCCTCGGACATGGGATGAGCATAGCGGAATGGTCAAGGGGCGCTGGTGCGCCCTGCACAGGCGGTGTCCCTCATGCAGTGACGTCCGTTGTATTTGTCGAATTCGGCCCAACACGACAAATACAACGGTGGGCGCCCACCGTTGTATTTGTCGTGTTTCGAAGATAGTGCATAAGCTCCACCGTTGTATTTGTCATATTCATCTGTCAGCAACAGAAATTAGCTATGAAATTCTTCCGCCACCACCGTTATATTCGTCGCCTTTTACGAATTAGACAGAATCGCATGTATTCTTTATGTATCTTTCCACCGTTGTATTTGTCAAATTGCACCGTTAGTTTCGTCAAATTGCACCGTTGTATTTGTCGTGAATTTTTGAAAATACTGTGCAGCACGAG from Deinococcus multiflagellatus includes the following:
- a CDS encoding prepilin-type N-terminal cleavage/methylation domain-containing protein — translated: MNAPPPPVTRQGLTLVELLVGLVLLGLLAALTTMAFPNMNRTGSNAARGTAAALTVEQVTGALADDFAAQGTFREFLVADQTTFSGIFTTGAGVPVQAQSDFAQQTSLRAAGLPVQVGDLLYLVGASGERKLLRVTGRSGNQIEHDGCRNGVSGLNAVVYRASTLTVRQTGGQVWRSVNGAPEVLAAANTPLTFSYTYRQPNGVTSEASTGLGATSGSAVRTGLLIGTTASAQVDSRSAEQRRTVVPLGTSAAAGGALLPCEAGLAVTPGSARLQVTVTLPSGLTSGNVTVTGPGLNSTFGTSAVFPVTLGTYQVTSQPVTASGYTYAATVRGAPAQITSRQQTGYVQVVYAAVTGNLNLRVTGLPSGQSATVTLSGPQTVTRTLANGDIVLTDLAPGTYTISAPAVTSGTQTYQAAPTTATVYAGTASAATLVFNTFAEKGNVQVSISGLPGDPGRSVSIGGYARRIDVLNGTYLYPDVQVGAYTLTLPSITFGTTTYVPTPSGANFTVVMNQTTALTFSYDAQAATPTPPPPPSSATCPSGVATGPFGRVRIDVCSFGFTPPQSDIMSLTPQAQAIANTLVGQCLADTTVEGPIVSLNPTNDGTYYTRTIWRSYDGGTGCAPAPAPPPPPPSDPPPPTTPPPPPPTNPSDPPPPPPPPPPPPPPPPCQVNCIEE
- a CDS encoding CAP domain-containing protein, which gives rise to MKLILLPLLTLSLLAACGPGGEVTPPEPPPVVKPPVGDWPALGSVVVTSGPMAVGGAFQRLTVQTPAPAGYAWMNARPYSLGYGSAFSLTVQPGAVQGEWVEFQVTQSLAGTQTFTLAADATLKRLSDGQTRDYRGTLKLTVTGGGVQYPLYQDVLNRAPTADEREVVRLINEARVAGVGCPGSVTPIGPGKALVWNDVLAQAARQHAADMVRRNYFSHDTPEGLTVSTISVLLGAAIRGGGGDNLGSTGNTSPREVVNGWLSSPGHCYQMMNPDRSYAGVGHADPNDLTGRKWVLNVRDALDF
- a CDS encoding PadR family transcriptional regulator → MTTNDLKLAKHLYEEMDGETYALALTQSVGLNTTALYNSLARLERIGWIVGRWEEGTPAQLGRPARKYYRLTEKGMENYRETIHSLVPSALLRGLT